A single window of Zea mays cultivar B73 chromosome 10, Zm-B73-REFERENCE-NAM-5.0, whole genome shotgun sequence DNA harbors:
- the LOC103640750 gene encoding cytochrome P450 94C1 — MEAAADALPWAAQCAGMALLASSLCVVALALVLLLLRRWPWCSCHVCRAYLTGSWARDFTNLGDWYAHLLRESPTGTVHVHVLGCTVTANPANVEYMLKTNFDNFPKGKTFAALLGDLLGRGIFNVDGHAWRHQRKMASLELGSVTVRSYAFGIIAQEVEARLLPLLAGAADSGAVVDLQDVFRRFAFDTICKISFGLDPGCLEPEMPVSELADAFDTATRLSATRGAAAAPLLWRAKRLLNVGSERELRAAIKLVDELAATVIRERRKLGVAPSGHDLLSRFMASAGADDDDRYLRDIVVSFLLAGRDTVSSALTTLFMLLSENPGVAAAMRAEAGDGDGGPAPPLTYEHLKRLHYTHAVLYENMRLFPPVQFDSKFCAGPDVLPDGTYVPGGTRVMYHPYAMGRMPRIWGADHGAFRPGRWLTGAGGSFVPESLYRYPVFQAGLRVCLGKELAVTEMKAVAVAVVRAFDVHVVGDSSSAACKPKFVSGLTASISGGLPVRISRRVRS, encoded by the coding sequence ATGGAAGCAGCAGCTGATGCCTTGCCCTGGGCAGCGCAGTGCGCGGGCATGGCCCTCCTCGCCTCTTCCCTCTGCGTGGTGGCGCTGGCCCTGGTGCTGCTGCTCCTCCGCCGCTGGCCGTGGTGCAGCTGCCACGTCTGCCGGGCGTACCTGACGGGGTCGTGGGCGCGGGACTTCACCAACCTGGGAGACTGGTACGCGCACCTCCTCCGGGAGTCGCCCACCGGCACCGTCCACGTCCACGTGCTGGGCTGCACCGTCACGGCCAACCCGGCCAACGTGGAGTACATGCTCAAGACCAACTTCGACAACTTCCCCAAGGGCAAGACCTTCGCGGCGCTCCTCGGGGACCTCCTCGGCCGCGGCATCTTCAACGTGGACGGCCACGCCTGGCGGCACCAGCGCAAGATGGCCAGCCTGGAGCTCGGCAGCGTCACCGTGCGCTCCTACGCGTTCGGGATCATCGCGCAGGAGGTGGAGGCCCGGCTCCTGCCGCTGCTCGCCGGCGCCGCCGACTCCGGCGCGGTGGTCGACCTGCAGGACGTgttccgccgcttcgccttcgACACCATCTGCAAGATCTCCTTCGGCCTCGACCCGGGCTGCCTGGAGCCGGAGATGCCCGTGTCCGAGCTCGCCGACGCGTTCGACACCGCCACGCGCCTCAGCGCCACGCGCGGCGCCGCCGCGGCGCCGCTGCTGTGGAGGGCCAAGCGCCTGCTCAACGTCGGCTCGGAGAGGGAGCTCAGGGCGGCCATCAAGCTGGTCGACGAGCTCGCGGCCACCGTCATCCGGGAGCGCCGTAAGCTGGGCGTCGCACCCAGCGGCCACGACCTCTTGTCCCGCTTTATGGCCTCAGCCGGGGCCGACGACGACGATAGGTACCTGCGCGACATCGTCGTCAGCTTCCTCCTCGCGGGGCGCGACACCGTGTCCTCCGCGCTCACGACGCTCTTCATGCTCCTGTCCGAGAACCCGGGCGTGGCGGCCGCCATGCGCGCCGAggccggcgacggcgacggcggcccGGCGCCGCCGCTCACCTACGAGCACCTGAAGCGCCTGCACTACACCCACGCGGTGCTGTACGAGAACATGCGGCTGTTCCCGCCGGTGCAGTTCGACTCCAAGTTCTGCGCGGGGCCCGACGTGCTCCCCGACGGCACCTACGTGCCGGGCGGCACGCGCGTGATGTACCACCCCTACGCCATGGGCCGCATGCCGCGCATCTGGGGCGCCGACCACGGCGCCTTCCGCCCGGGCCGCTGGCTCACCGGCGCCGGCGGCTCGTTCGTCCCAGAGAGCCTGTACAGGTACCCGGTGTTCCAGGCGGGCCTCCGCGTGTGCCTCGGCAAGGAGCTCGCCGTCACCGAGATGAAGGCGGTCGCGGTGGCCGTCGTGAGGGCGTTCGACGTCCACGTCGTCGGGGACAGTAGCAGCGCCGCCTGCAAGCCGAAGTTCGTGTCGGGGCTCACCGCGTCCATCAGCGGCGGGCTCCCGGTGAGGATCAGTAGACGAGTTCGAAGCTAG